TCCATCCGCGGCGAGGCCCAGCTCGGCGGGTACGACCGCGCGTTCGCGTTCCCGGGCTTCGTGCCCGCGTACATCCGGCCGCTGTTCTGCGAGGGCAAGGGCCCCTTCCGCTGGGCCGCGCTGTCCGGCGACCCGGCCGACATCGCCGCCACCGACCAGGCCGTGCTCGACCTGTTCCCGGAGAACGAGTCGCTGTCGCGCTGGATCCGGATGGCGCAGGAGAAGGTCGCCTTCCAGGGCCTGCCCGCCCGCATCTGCTGGCTCGGCTACGGCGAGCGCGACAAGGCCGGGGTGCGCTTCAACGAGATGGTCGCCGACGGCACGCTCAAGGCGCCGATCGTCATCGGCCGCGACCACCTCGACTGCGGCAGCGTCGCCTCGCCGTACCGGGAGACCGAGGCGATGCTCGACGGCTCCGACGCGATCGCCGACTGGCCGCTGCTCAACGCCCTGGTCAACACCGCCTCCGGCGCGTCGTGGGTGTCCATCCACCACGGCGGCGGCGTCGGCATCGGCCGCTCCATCCACGCCGGGCAGGTCACCGTCGCCGACGGCACCGCCCTGGCCGCCCAGAAGATCGAGCGCGTCCTCACCAACGACCCCGGCATGGGCGTCATCCGCCACGTCGACGCCGGCTACGACCAGGCCGTCGACGTCGCCGCCGCCCGCGGCGTCCGCACCCCGATGCGCGAGTCATGATCCGCCCGCCGCTCCGCCTCCGGCGCTGCAGTTTCGGGGAAACTGCAGGTAAGACGGGCTTCGTTCGTGCACTTTCCCCGAAACTGAACCGCGAGCCCGACCTCGCCCCGCGCGGGGCGGGGCGGGTTTCGGCGTGTGGCGAGGGGGCGGCGTGAGCGGGTTCGCGGAGTTGTGGGCGGAGATCGCGCCGGTCGGGCGGGACGCGCAGACCGGCGGGTACCTGCGGTATGCGTACGCCCCGGCGGAGCAGGCCCTGCGGGCCTGGTTCCTGGACCAGGCCCGCGCGCGGGACCTCCTGGTCGAGGAGGACGGCAACGGCAACGTGTTCGCCTGGTGGGGTGACCCGTCGGCCGGGGACGCCGTGCTGACCGGCTCGCACCTGGACTCGGTGCCGCACGGCGGCGCGTACGACGGCCCGCTCGGCGTGGTCAGCGCCCTGCTGGCGGTGGACGCGCTGCGCGAGCGCGGGGTGCGGCCGGTCCGGCCGATCGGCATCGCCGTGTTCGCGGAGGAGGAGGGCTCCCGGTTCGGGCTGGCCTGCCTGGGCTCGCGGCTGCTCGCGGGCGCGGTCGACCCGGCCGCCGCGGCGGCGCTGACCGACCGCGACGGCGTCACCCTGGACGAGGCCATGCGGGCGGCGCTGGGCCACGGCCCGCGCGGCGCCCGCCCGGACCTGCTCGCCCGGATCGGCTGCTACGTCGAACTGCATGTGGAACAGGGCCGCGCGCTGCTCGACCTGGACCGCGCCGTGGGCGTGGCCAGCGCCATCTGGCCGCACGGCCGCTGGCGGCTGGACTTCACCGGCGAGGCCAACCACGCCGGCACCACGCTGATGGCCGACCGGCGCGACCCGATGCTGACCTTCGCGGCGACCGTGCTGGCCGCCAACGAGCAGGCCAAACGGCTGGGCGCGCACGCCACCGTCGGCCGCGTGCAGGTCTACCCCAACGCCACCAACGCCATCCCCGGCAAGGTCAGCGCGTGGCTCGACGCCCGCGCCGACTCGACGGAGACGGTGGAGCAGGTCGTCGCCGCCGTACACCTGCACGCCCAGGCCCGGGCCGCCGAGGACGGCACCACGGTCACCCTGACCGCCGAGTCGGTCTCCCCGGAGACCGAGTTCCACGGCGGCCTCCGCGACCGCCTGTCCAAGCTCCTGGACGGCGCCCCCATCCTGCCCACCGGCGCGGGCCACGACGCGGGCGTCCTCAGCGCCTTCGTCCCGACGGCGATGCTCTTCGTCCGCAACCCCACCGGCGTCTCCCACTCCCCCGCCGAGCACGCCCCCGACGCCGACTGCGAGGCCGGCATCGCGGCCCTCGCCGCGGCCCTGGAGGAACTCGCGTGCTGATCCACTGCCAGTACGCCTGGCTCCCCGGCGGCATCGCTCCCGACGTGACCCTGGAACTCCGGGACAGCCGCGTGGTCCGCGTGTGCCACCCCCAAGATCGCGTCGATCTTGCGCGAAGTGTTAGGGATATGCCCGCTAAGGGCGTGTCGCACCCACAGTTCACGCAAGATCAACGCACTTCAGGGGCCGCGTCGGGGGCCGAGTATCGCGCCGGGGTGACGATGGCGGGGTTTGCCAACGCGCACTCTCACGCGTTTCACCGGGCTCTGCGGGGGCGGACCCATGGGGACCGGGGGAGCTTCTGGACCTGGCGGGAGCAGATGTACCGGGTCGCGGCGGCGCTGGATCCGGACTCGTACTACCGGCTGGCGCGCGGGGTCTACGGGGAGATGGTGCTGGCGGGGATCACGGCCGTGGGCGAGTTCCACTACCTGCACCACGGGCCGGGAGGGGTGCCTTATGCGAATCCCAACGCGATGGGTGAGGCGCTCGTCGCCGCGGCGAAGGATGCGGGGCTGCGGATCACGTTGCTGGACACGCTGTATCTGACGGCGTCGGTGGACGGGAAGCCGCTGGAGGGGCCGCAGCTGCGGTTCGGGGACGGGGATGCGCTGCGCTGGGCGGAGCGGGTGGATCTGCTGGCCGAGCAGCCGCATCTGCTGACGGGCGCGGCGATCCACTCGGTGCGGGCGGTGCCGCCGGCGCAGATGTCGACGGTGGCGGCGTGGGCGGCGGGGCGGCCGCTGCACGCGCACGTGTCGGAGCAGCGCGCGGAGAACGAGGCCTGCCTCGCCGAGCACGGGCGTACGCCGACCGAGGTGCTGGCGGACTTCGGGGCGGTGCACGAGATGTTCACGGCGGTGCACGCCACGCACCTGACGCACAACGACATGGCGCTGCTGTCGGCGTCGTACGCCTGCTTCTGCCCGACGACCGAGCGGGACCTGGGCGACGGCATCGGCCCGGCGCGGGCCCTGGCCGACGCCGGGACGCGGCTGACCTTGGGCAGCGACAGCCACGCGGTCATAGACTTCTTCGAGGAGTCGCGAGCCCTGGAGCTGCACGAACGCCTCGCGACCGAGCAGCGCGGGCACTTCACCGCAGTCGAGTTGCGGGCCGCGGCGACGGCTGCCGGGCACGCGAGCCTCGGCTGGCACGACGCCGGCCGGATCGAGGTGGGCGCGCGCGCCGACCTGGTGACGGTGGCACTGGACAGCCCGCGCACCGCCGGGATCGACCCCGAGGGCGTGCTGTTCGCGGCGAGCCCCGCCGACATCACCCACGTGCTGGCCGACGGGCGGGAGGTCGTCCGGGACGGGCGGCACACCGGCATCGACGTGGCCCGCGAGCTGCAGGAGGCGATCACGTGTCTCTTCTGATCACCGGCATCGGCGAGCTGACCACCAACGATCCCGAGCTGGGCATCCTGCGCGACGCCGCGCTGGTGGTGGACGGCGACCGGGTGGCGTGGGTCGGCCCGGCCGCGGGGGCGCCCGCCGCCGACGAGCGCCTGGACGTACGCGGCGCGGCCGTGCTGCCCGGCTTCGTCGACAGCCACAGCCACCTGGTGTTCGCCGGGGACCGGGCGCCGGAGTTCGCGGCGCGGATGGCCGGCGAGCCGTACACGGGCGGCGGCATCCGCACCACGGTGGCCGCCACCCGCGCGGCGACCGACGACCAGCTGCGCGCCAACGTGGCCCGGCTGGTCGGCGAGGCGCTGCGGCAGGGCACCACGACCATCGAGATCAAGAGTGGGTACGGCCTCAGCACGCTCGACGAGGCTCGCTCGGTGCGGATCGCCGCGGAGTTCAGCGACGAGGTCACCTTCCTCGGCGCGCACGTGAAACCGGCGGAGGACGCCGACGGCTACGTCGACGAGGTGACCGGCCCGATGCTGGACGCCTGCGCGAAGTACGCGGGCTGGGTGGACGTGTTCTGCGAGCGGGGCGCGTTCGACGTCGCCGAGTCGCGGCGGGTGCTCCAGGCGGGCATCGCGGCGGGCCTGCGTCCCCGCATCCACGCCAACCAGCTCACCATGGGCGGCGGTGTGCAGCTCGCCGTCGAGCTGGACTGCGCCAGCGCCGACCACTGCACCCACCTGTCCCCCGCCGACGTGGACGCACTGGCGAACTCGAACACGGTGGCCACGCTGCTGCCCGGCGCGGAGTTCTCCACCCGCGCGCCCTGGCCGGACGCGCGCCGCCTGCTCGCCGCCGGGGTGACCGTGGCGCTCGCGACGGACTGCAACCCCGGCTCGTCGTACACCTCGTCCATGCCCTTCTGCATCGCCCTGGCGGTGCGGGACATGAAGCTCACCCCCACCGAGGCGGTCTGGTCGGCCACCAAGGGCGGCGCCCTCGCGCTGCGCCGGCTCGACCTCGGCCACCTCGCCCCGGGCGCGTCCGCGGACCTGATCGTCCTGGACGCCCCCTCCCACCTGCACCTGGCCTACCGGCCCGGCGTGCCGTTGATCAACACCGTGGTAAGGAAGGGCACCCTCCAATCGCTTTCCGTCGAGGAAGGTGCCCTTCTTAACCCCTCTCCGCACAAGGGAGTGCTGTCATGACCGTCATCGTCGAACCCACCGGCATCGCCCCGGGCGACGTCGCCGCGGTGGCCCGCGCCGACGCGCAGGTCGCCATCAGCGACGCCGCCATCGCGGCCATGCAGGCCAGCCGCGCCATCGTCGATGACATCGAGCGCGACGGCCGCCCCGTGTACGGCGTCTCCACCGGCTTCGGCGCGCTGGCCAACACCTTCATCGCACCCGAGCGCCGGGCCGAGCTGCAGCACGCCCTGATCCGCTCGCACGCCTCCGGCGTCGGCGCGCCGATGCCCCGCGAGGTCGTGCGCGCGATGATGCTGCTGCGCGTACGCTCCCTCGCGCTCGGCCACTCCGGCGTACGCCCGCTCATCGCGCAGGCGCTCGTCGACCTGCTCAACCACGACATCACCCCGTGGGTGCCCGAGCACGGCTCGCTCGGCGCGTCCGGCGACCTGGCCCCGCTGGCCCACTGCGCGCTGGCGCTGATGGGCGAGGGCTGGGTGCTCGGCAAGGACGGCGCGCGGCTCAACGCGGCCGACGCGCTGCACGCCGCCGGGCTGACCCCGATCACGCTCAGCTCCAAGGAGGGCCTGGCGCTGATCAACGGCACCGACGGCATGCTCGCCATGCTGCTGCTGGCCTGCGACGACCTCGGCCACCTGTGCACCATGGCCGACATCACCGCGTCGCTGTCGATCGAGGCCATGCTCGGCACCGACCGGCCGTTCCACCCGTCCATCCACGAGATCCGGCCACATCCCGGCCAGGGCGCCAGCGCCGCCAACATGTACCGGCTGCTGCAGAACTCCTCCATCATGGACAGCCACCGCGACGACATGGCGCACGCGGTGCAGGACGCGTACTCGATGCGCTGCGCCCCGCAGGTCGCCGGCGCGGCCCGGGACACGCTGGAGTTCGCCCGCACCGTCGCCGCCCGGGAGCTGGTCAGCCTCGCCGACAACCCGGTGGTGCTGCCCGACGGCCGCGTCGAGTCGACCGGCAACTTCCACGGCGCGCCGCTCGGCTTCGCCGCCGACTTCCTGGCCATCGCCGCCGCCGAGATCGGCTCGATCAGCGAGCGCCGGGTGGACCGGCTGCTCGACGTGTGCCGCTCCCGCGACCTCCCGCCGTTCCTCAGCCCCGACGCGGGCGTCAACTCCGGCCTGATGATCGCCCAGTACACGGCGGCCGGCATCGTGGCCGAGAACCGCCGCCTGGCCTCCCCCGCGAGCGTGGACACCATCCCCACCTCGGGTATGCAGGAGGACCACGTCAGCATGGGCTGGGCCGCCGCCAAGAAGCTGCGCACCGTCCTGGACAACCTCACCAGCCTGCTCGCGGTCGAGCTGCTCGCCGCGGTCCGCGGCCTCCAGCTGCGCGCCCCCCTGGTCCCGTCCCCCGCCGGCCAGGCCGCCATCGCCGCGATCACGCCCATCGCCGGCGAGCCCGGCCCCGACGTCTTCCTCGCCCCGGTCCTGGAACAGATCCGCGCCGTCGTAGCCGGCAACACCCTCCTCGACGCCATCGAGTCCAAAACAGGCCGCCTCGCCTAACCACCCCACGCCACGCCGCCCCGCCCGCCCCGCGCTCACCAGGTGCGTCGATCTTGCGTGAACTGTGGGGATGACACGCCCTAATCGGGCATATCCCTAACACTTCGCGCAAGATCGACGCGATCTTGGCGGGCCGCAGCGCGGGCTGGGTGGGTCAGGTCAGGTGTTCGGGGCGGAGGCCGATGCCCATGGCGCGGGCCGGGAGGGCCTGGAGGGCGGGGAGGCGCTGGAGGAGTTTGATGACGGCGGGGGCCGTGGGGGGTGCGTCGGAGCGGAGGACGGTGCCGACGACGCGCTGCTGGGCCAGGCGCTGGAAGCGCTGGGTGGCGCGGGTGGGCAGGCTGCGGCGCTCGCGGACCAGGTCCAGGTCCTCGGTACGCAGTGCGCCTGCCTTGATCTTCGGGCCGAGCAGGCGGGCGGTGGCGACCGCGTCCTGGACGGCGAGGTTGACGCCCACGCCGCCGACGGGGCTCATCGCGTGCGCCGCGTCGCCGATGCAGAGCACTCCGGGGGCGTGCCAGACGGGGAGCTGGTTCACGCGTACCGTCAGCAGTTTGATCTGGTCCCAGTCCTGCAGCTCGCCGACCTGGGCGGCCACCGGCGGGGCGAGTCTGGCCACGGACTCCCGCAGGTGGTCCAGGCCGGCCGCGCGGACGGTGTCGTAGCCGCCCTTGGGGATGACGTACGCGCACTGGTAGTACTCGCGGCGGTCGATGAGGATCATCAGCGCGCCCGCGCCGACCCGCAGCTCGAGCCGGTCGGGGTCGGCCGCCGGGCGGGACAGCCGGAACCACAGCACGTCCATGGGCGCGCCGTACTCGACCGGCACCAGCCCGGCCTTCTCCCGGATCACCGAGTCGCGCCCGTCGCAGGCCACCGTCAGCGGCGCGGTGACCCGCACCGGCTCCCCGTCCGGGCCGGTCGCGAGCACCCCGGTGACCGTTCCGGACTCGTCGCGCAGCAGGTCGACGGCCTCGGTGGAGCGCAGCAGCCGGAACGCGGGCAGCCGCGACGCCTCGTCGGCCAGCAGGTCCAGGAAGTCCCACTGCGGCAGGAACAGCAGGTAGTTGCGCGGCTTGGGCAGCCGGGTGAAGTCGGCCACCGGGTACGTCCCGTCGGCGAACGTCACGCTCATCCGGGCCTGCTTACGCCCCGGCAGCCGCTCGATCTTCTCCCCGAGCCCGAGCTCGTCGAGCAGGTTCAGCGTCGACGGATGGATCGTGTCGCCCCGGAAGTCACGCAGGAAGTCCTCGTGCTTCTCCAGCACCACGACCTCGATTCCCTGCCGGGCCAGCAACAACCCCAGCATCAACCCGGCCGGCCCACCCCCGACGACACAGACCTCCCCCGCCAGCGCCCTCTCCGCCACCTCACCCGCCCCCTGCCTAGCTCATGATCACGACGATCTTGCGCGAACTGTTGCTGTTATGCCGGTTTTGCGCGTGTCGCACCCACAACCCGCGCAAGATCGCCGCGGGAGAGGGGCGGGTCAAGGGGTGGGTTAGGCGAGGTTTTTGGCGATGACGGCGGCTAGGGCGCGGAAAGCCTTGCCGCGGTGGCTGATGGCGTCCTTTTCCGCGGGGGTGAGTTCGGCGTTGGTGCGGGTGTTGTTTTCGGCTATGAAGATGGGGTCGTAGCCGAAGCCGTTCTCGCCGCGGGGGGCGCGGATGAGGCGGCCGGTCATTTTGCCGCTGACCAGGTGTTCGCGGCCGTTGGGGGAGGTGGCGCCGCCGGGGAGGACCAGGGCTGCCGCGCAGACGAAGGAGGCGCCGCGGTGCTCGTCGGGGACGTCGCCGAGCTGGGCGAGGACGAGGTCCAGGTTGGCCTTGTCGTCGCCGTGGCGGCCGGACCAGCGGGCGCTGAACACGCCGGGCATGCCGTTGAGGGCGTCCACGGCCAGGCCGGAGTCGTCGGCGACGGTGGGCAGGCCGGTGTGCTTGGCACCCTCGCGCGCCTTGAGCAGCGCGTTCTCGGCGAAGGTCAGGCCGGTCTCGGGGACCTCGACGTACGGCGGGACGTCGTCGAGGCCGACCAGCTCGACCTTGAGCAGCTCGGGCGAGGCGGCCAGAATGCGGCGCAGCTCGTCGAGCTTCTTCGCGTTGCGCGTGGCGAGCAGCACCTTCATCGGCGGAACACCTCCAGCAGGCCGGCCGCGTCCAGGGTGGGCAGACCCAGCGTCTGCCGCTGCAGGGTGGTCAGCTGCTCGCAGCCGGCCACGCCCAGGTCGAGCAGGGCGTTGAGCTGCGCGCGGTCGAAGACGCCGTCCTCGCCGGTGCCCTGCACCTCGACGAACTCGCCGGTGCCCGTGCAGACCACGTTCATGTCCACCTCGGCCGTGACGTCCTCGTCGTAGTTGAGGTCCAGCCGCGGCTCGCCCTTGATGATGCCGACGCTGACCGCGGCCACCGAGCGGTGCAGCGTGGTCTCCACGGTCTGCTTGCGGGTCAGCATGTTCTTGGCGGCCAGCCAGCTCACCGCGTCGTGCAGGGCGACGTACGCCCCGGTGATGGCGGCGGTGCGGGTGCCGCCGTCGGCCTGGAGCACGTCGCAGTCGATGACGATCGAATTCTCGCCCAGCGCCCGCAGGTTGATGCAGGCCCGCAGCGCGCGGCCGATCAGGCGGGAGATCTCGTGCGTACGCCCGCCGATCTTGCCCTTGACGCTCTCCCGGTCCGAGCGGGTCGTCGTCGCGCGGGGCAGCATGGCGTACTCGGCGGTGACCCAGCCCTGGCCGCTGCCCTTGCGCCAGCGCGGCACAC
The Catellatospora sp. IY07-71 DNA segment above includes these coding regions:
- a CDS encoding allantoate amidohydrolase, with amino-acid sequence MSGFAELWAEIAPVGRDAQTGGYLRYAYAPAEQALRAWFLDQARARDLLVEEDGNGNVFAWWGDPSAGDAVLTGSHLDSVPHGGAYDGPLGVVSALLAVDALRERGVRPVRPIGIAVFAEEEGSRFGLACLGSRLLAGAVDPAAAAALTDRDGVTLDEAMRAALGHGPRGARPDLLARIGCYVELHVEQGRALLDLDRAVGVASAIWPHGRWRLDFTGEANHAGTTLMADRRDPMLTFAATVLAANEQAKRLGAHATVGRVQVYPNATNAIPGKVSAWLDARADSTETVEQVVAAVHLHAQARAAEDGTTVTLTAESVSPETEFHGGLRDRLSKLLDGAPILPTGAGHDAGVLSAFVPTAMLFVRNPTGVSHSPAEHAPDADCEAGIAALAAALEELAC
- a CDS encoding formimidoylglutamate deiminase translates to MHCQYAWLPGGIAPDVTLELRDSRVVRVCHPQDRVDLARSVRDMPAKGVSHPQFTQDQRTSGAASGAEYRAGVTMAGFANAHSHAFHRALRGRTHGDRGSFWTWREQMYRVAAALDPDSYYRLARGVYGEMVLAGITAVGEFHYLHHGPGGVPYANPNAMGEALVAAAKDAGLRITLLDTLYLTASVDGKPLEGPQLRFGDGDALRWAERVDLLAEQPHLLTGAAIHSVRAVPPAQMSTVAAWAAGRPLHAHVSEQRAENEACLAEHGRTPTEVLADFGAVHEMFTAVHATHLTHNDMALLSASYACFCPTTERDLGDGIGPARALADAGTRLTLGSDSHAVIDFFEESRALELHERLATEQRGHFTAVELRAAATAAGHASLGWHDAGRIEVGARADLVTVALDSPRTAGIDPEGVLFAASPADITHVLADGREVVRDGRHTGIDVARELQEAITCLF
- the hutI gene encoding imidazolonepropionase, translated to MSLLITGIGELTTNDPELGILRDAALVVDGDRVAWVGPAAGAPAADERLDVRGAAVLPGFVDSHSHLVFAGDRAPEFAARMAGEPYTGGGIRTTVAATRAATDDQLRANVARLVGEALRQGTTTIEIKSGYGLSTLDEARSVRIAAEFSDEVTFLGAHVKPAEDADGYVDEVTGPMLDACAKYAGWVDVFCERGAFDVAESRRVLQAGIAAGLRPRIHANQLTMGGGVQLAVELDCASADHCTHLSPADVDALANSNTVATLLPGAEFSTRAPWPDARRLLAAGVTVALATDCNPGSSYTSSMPFCIALAVRDMKLTPTEAVWSATKGGALALRRLDLGHLAPGASADLIVLDAPSHLHLAYRPGVPLINTVVRKGTLQSLSVEEGALLNPSPHKGVLS
- the hutH gene encoding histidine ammonia-lyase → MTVIVEPTGIAPGDVAAVARADAQVAISDAAIAAMQASRAIVDDIERDGRPVYGVSTGFGALANTFIAPERRAELQHALIRSHASGVGAPMPREVVRAMMLLRVRSLALGHSGVRPLIAQALVDLLNHDITPWVPEHGSLGASGDLAPLAHCALALMGEGWVLGKDGARLNAADALHAAGLTPITLSSKEGLALINGTDGMLAMLLLACDDLGHLCTMADITASLSIEAMLGTDRPFHPSIHEIRPHPGQGASAANMYRLLQNSSIMDSHRDDMAHAVQDAYSMRCAPQVAGAARDTLEFARTVAARELVSLADNPVVLPDGRVESTGNFHGAPLGFAADFLAIAAAEIGSISERRVDRLLDVCRSRDLPPFLSPDAGVNSGLMIAQYTAAGIVAENRRLASPASVDTIPTSGMQEDHVSMGWAAAKKLRTVLDNLTSLLAVELLAAVRGLQLRAPLVPSPAGQAAIAAITPIAGEPGPDVFLAPVLEQIRAVVAGNTLLDAIESKTGRLA
- a CDS encoding FAD-dependent oxidoreductase codes for the protein MAGEVCVVGGGPAGLMLGLLLARQGIEVVVLEKHEDFLRDFRGDTIHPSTLNLLDELGLGEKIERLPGRKQARMSVTFADGTYPVADFTRLPKPRNYLLFLPQWDFLDLLADEASRLPAFRLLRSTEAVDLLRDESGTVTGVLATGPDGEPVRVTAPLTVACDGRDSVIREKAGLVPVEYGAPMDVLWFRLSRPAADPDRLELRVGAGALMILIDRREYYQCAYVIPKGGYDTVRAAGLDHLRESVARLAPPVAAQVGELQDWDQIKLLTVRVNQLPVWHAPGVLCIGDAAHAMSPVGGVGVNLAVQDAVATARLLGPKIKAGALRTEDLDLVRERRSLPTRATQRFQRLAQQRVVGTVLRSDAPPTAPAVIKLLQRLPALQALPARAMGIGLRPEHLT
- the rdgB gene encoding RdgB/HAM1 family non-canonical purine NTP pyrophosphatase, whose protein sequence is MKVLLATRNAKKLDELRRILAASPELLKVELVGLDDVPPYVEVPETGLTFAENALLKAREGAKHTGLPTVADDSGLAVDALNGMPGVFSARWSGRHGDDKANLDLVLAQLGDVPDEHRGASFVCAAALVLPGGATSPNGREHLVSGKMTGRLIRAPRGENGFGYDPIFIAENNTRTNAELTPAEKDAISHRGKAFRALAAVIAKNLA
- the rph gene encoding ribonuclease PH — encoded protein: MTRPDGRTPDQLRPVTLTRNWSMHPEGSVLVEFGNTRVLCTASVTEGVPRWRKGSGQGWVTAEYAMLPRATTTRSDRESVKGKIGGRTHEISRLIGRALRACINLRALGENSIVIDCDVLQADGGTRTAAITGAYVALHDAVSWLAAKNMLTRKQTVETTLHRSVAAVSVGIIKGEPRLDLNYDEDVTAEVDMNVVCTGTGEFVEVQGTGEDGVFDRAQLNALLDLGVAGCEQLTTLQRQTLGLPTLDAAGLLEVFRR